CCCCAGCGGGACGCTCGAAACCCGTATTTCTATACAGCCGGGATCACAGACTATTCGTCATGACTTCGATACCCGTCTCGGAGATCCTCGTCGGGGTGTATCTCGGCCTCCTCGCGGGCATATTTCCGGCGTTCATCGCGTTCTCCATCGGCTTCGGGTTCAAATACTTTACAAACGTCACGGTCCCCGGGCTCGGGGTCGTCGTCCTCGGCGCCGGGTTAGCCGGCATCTCCGGGGGGCTAATGGGGTTGATGGATCCCGCGTTGGCCGAGAGTTGGACCGGCATCGTCGCCGTGCTGGTCGTCCTGATGGCGTGTCTCTGGGCGCACAGCCAGGGCGACAAGCTCGGAACGGCGACGCCGCGGAAACTCACGCTCAAGTCGCTCCGCGAGAGCAAACTCTCGACGGACCTGGCCGAACGGGTGGATTCGTACGGTCAGATCCGCATCCGCCCGGTCGGGGACGTCCACGACATCGAGGGCTACCCGCTCCTTCCGGACGACCTGCGCGAGGAGATCTACACCGGGTCGTGGCGGTTCCCGGCCGACCTCCCGCTCGCGGAGCTGGAAGCCCGCCTCGAGGAGCGGCTGATCACCGACTACGAACTAGCCGACGTCTCCGTCACGATCGATCGGAAGGGACGAGCCCAGATCGCCGCCGCGCCGAGTGCGGCCGGCCTCTCGCGTCGCGTTCCGGCCGGGAAACGGGCCGTCTCGATTCGGACGCTCCTCCCGACCGGTATCGCACGCGGGGACATCGTAACGATCGAGCTGCCGGACGGCGACGTTACCGGCCCGGTCGTGGGTGCGCACACGGTCGGCGTCGAAGAGTCGAACGAACCGGCAGAAGACGAGGAAGGCGACGAGATACCCGCCGACGTTGACGCGCCAGCACCGACGTTGAAAGCACCCACAACGACGGGCGGAGAGGGGCGGGTGACGGTGGCGTTACCCTTCGACGAGGCGCGGCGCGTCATCGCGACCGAATTCGCCAAGATCACCGTCCACTCGCGGGGCAAACAGCGGGAGTACGAAGCCATCGGCGTGCTCAAACAGGACGGAAACAGGTTCCGAAAGGTGACGGTCGGTGAGGGGAGCTCGCTCGTCGGCGACACAATCGGCGCGGCGCGGATCCGGGATAACTACGGCGTCGCCGTCCTGGCGATTCGACGCCTCTCGGAGCGCATCGTCGCGCCGCGCGGCGTGACCGAACTGAACGCCGGCGACTCGTTGATCGTCGTCGGGAAGCGCGCCCAACTCGAGGCGTTCGAGGAGGTGGCGGCGTGAGCCTCGCCGCGTCGCTGTTCGGGCATCCGGTCGTCGAAGCGGTCGTTCACATCGGCGGGCTGGCGCTTCTCGCGGGCGTCGTGACGGCGATTTCGGCCTTCGTCTATCGCGTCAGAGCGCGGACGCAGTTCCCGGAAGGACCGACGCTAATTCTCGGGCTGGGAGCCGTCGCGATCTACCTCAACACGCGGCTCATCTTCATCCAGTTCATCGGCAACACCGGGGACGCACTGACGGTCAGCGAGGCGCTGCTCAACATTTCCGTGTTCGTCACGGCCGGGATCGCATCATACGGGGGTCGGTACGCCGGCGACAGCATCGGCACGTCGAAACGGCTCAACTGGGGGATGTTCCAGCCGGATTTCAACCCGATCGTCCGTGCCGTCGGCCGCTTTATCACCGTGACGCTCCCCGAGGAGATCGACGACATCGACGGCTACGATCCCGTCCGGGACGAGACGAAGCGAGCGATCGCGGGAGAGACGCTCGAGTTTCCGCGAGGACTGACGGTCGGGGACCTGCAATCGCAGCTTACGGCTCGACTCAAGGAGGACCACGACGTCGGCTACGTCGACGTGGACCTCGCTGCCGACGGCACCGTCGAGTTCCTCGCGGTGGGACAGCGCGCCGCCGGCATCGGGCCGACGCTCCCGCCGAACTCCGCGGCGGTCGCCGTTCGAGCGGATCCGCCGTTCAGTGCGACGGCCGGCGACACCGTCCAGCTCTGGCGGACCGATAGCGACGGGGCGCAAGCGCGTCTCGGGACTGCCGAGCTCCGGGCGAGCGTCGACGACGTGACGACGGTCGCCACCGACGAGGCGGTCGCGAAAAAAGTCGATCCGGCCGTCGATTACCGCCTGATGACGCTGGCGGCGGATTCACACGCCGATCGGGAGTTCGCGGCGATGCTTCGCCGCGGGGACGAGACGATGAGCGTATTCGACGTCTCCGCCGAGAGCGTGCTCGTCGGCGTCTCCGTCGCTGCCCTCGACGCCACGATCATCGCGATTCGATCGTCCGGCGGCGACGTGGACACGATTCCGAAGCGCGACCGGATCATCCAGGCGGGCGAGCAGCTGTTTGCGATCGGCCGCCCGGAAACCCTCCGGAAGTTGGACGCGGCGAGCGGCGTCCAGTCGGTCGCCGAGAGCGAGACGCCGCCGGCCGCCGGCAGCGCTATCGACTGGGAGTCCGATACCACCACGGATCGGGACGCGCTGACCTACGACGGGGAGTAGATCACAGTTCGTTCGAGACGATCTGAGGTGAGTCGATCGCGCTTCGCGACTGCCCGCGACGATCCTACTGTTCTGAAGGGGCGATCCACTCCCCGTTCGCGTAGTTCTCGGCCGAGAGCGATTCGACCGAAAACGCGTCCATCGAAACGGTCGTGGTCGCGTTCGTCGAATTCGAGCGGTTTCCGTCGCCGGTATCGGTGCTGTTGCCGTCGCCATCGCCGGAGTCGGGAGCCCCGACCGTTCGCTCGAGGATCGTCCCCCCGTCGCCGACCGCGACGTCGTACGCCGATCCGCTCGCGACGCCCGACAGTTTCGATTCGAGATCGGTTTCGTAGGACTTCCACTGGCCCGCCGACTGCCGCTCGTAGATCGCACCGCCGTCACCGGCCGCCAGCCCGCCCTCGCCGTCGCGGTCGACGGCGCGGATGGCCCGTCGGTTGTCGTCGACGACGTGGGGCGTCCAGCGAAAGCCGTCGTAGCGGTAGATGATCCCGGAGCCGGCCGCGACGTTAACGTCTCGCTCGCCCTGGCTCGCGAGATCGAAGAACGCGCCGCCGGCGAAGCCGATGCCGATCTGGTCCCACGTCTCCCCGCCGTCGGCCGTCTCGCCGACGAACTGGCTCGTCGTGGAGACGTGCCCCGCCTCGCGATCGTAGAAATCGATGCCGGGGATCGTCGACCCCCCGCCGGGTTTGACGACCTCGTTGTACTGCATCGCACCGCTGTCCTGGCGGACCCCGGCGAGGAGTTCGCCGGAACCGTTGACGAAGTAGACGCGCTCGTTCTCGCCGGCCGATCCGCGGACCGCGCAGTCCTCCCAGGTGCTCGTCTTGCCGCCCGGCGCGGAGTAGTTGGTCAGCGTTCGCGTTTCGACGTCGTACTCGCCGATGACGCCGCTCCCGCCGACGAACCAGACCGCTCTGCCGTCGTCGGTGGCATCGATTCCGGTCAGGCGACGACTCCGGGCCTGCGGGCCGTAGTCGACGACTTTCTGCCAGTCGCCCCCGACTCGAGCGACGACGTTGCCGTTCGCACCGGCCGCGAACGGCCCGGCGGCGGTGTCGACCGCGTCGTTGAGCGACTTTCCGGTCGGCGACTCGACCTGTTGCCACTCGGTGTCGTTCGATTGTGCAGTCGCCGCCGAACCGACCGTGAGGACGCCGGCAGCAGTCGATGCGGTCGCGAGCCGAAGGACGTCGCGTCGGGTTCGTTGAGTCATGGGTACTCGACAGCCGGGGTACCGCTCGAGCGAATAAAAGCCCATAAGATATTGTAGTCGGATATAGCGTCTAATTTGGATAGTTCAGCCGTCTCGTACGCCTTCTAGCAGTCCACTGCTGAGGATGTCTTTCGATGAACAGCGAACGTGTCAACATCGATGCAGAGGGTCTACACGCTCCGCTACCGTGTATCGACTATGGAACTGAATCACGTGCGCCGAGGTTCTGGAGAGCCGTTACTCCTCGTTCACGGACTGGGCGGCAGCTGGCGGACGTGGCGACCCGTACTCGAGTCGCTGGCCGCCGAGCGAGAGGTGATCGCCGTGGACCTGCCCGGTCACGGTGGAACGCCGCCGTCATCCGGCGAGGCGTCTGTCGACAGCCTGGCCGACGACGTCGCCTCGTTTCTGACGGCGAACGATCTCGAAGAGGTCGACGTCGTCGGGAACTCGATGGGCGGGCGGCTCGTGCTCGAGCTCGCACGGCGGGGCGACGTCGGTGCGACCGTGGCGCTCGATCCCGGCGGGTTCTGGAAAGGGTGGGAGCGGTACTTCTTCTACGCGACGCTCGCCCCGTCGATCCGCCTCGTTCGCCTGCTCCAGCCCGTGATGGGGCGGCTCATGAGTAGCGCCGTCGGTCGCACGCTGCTCCTGGCCCAGCTCTCCGCGCGTCCCTGGGACCTGCCCGCTGACGTCGCGCTCGAGGAGATGCGAACCTTCGCGGACTCGCCGTCGTTCGACGAACTGCTGCGTCGATTGGCCTTCGGTCCCGGTCAGGAGGGCACGGATTCCACTCCGGGGCCGGTCGTGCTCGGCTGGGGCCGCAAGGATCGAGTTACCCTCCCACGGCAGGCGAAACGCGCCGTAGAACGGTTCCCCGATGCGAGATTGTACTGGTTCGAGGACGCCGGACACTACCCACACTGGGACGCTCCCGAGGAGGCGACGCAGTTGATACTCGCGTGTACCGGCGAAACGGCGGAAGCGGTTCAAAAATAGGGCGATCCGGTCTTGTTGAAACTCTTGCTGGCAAATATAACGGATGAATAGTCCGAGACAGGATGGATTCCCTTCCGAAGTCACGCCTCCTCCGGGCGATTATTCGAGATTCTGAGAGGAATGTGCGGCTGAATACAGAGGATGAGTTTAGCACAGCGACTCCATTTATTTCGCGCCGAATTAGGTGTACTTTCTGCTCAGTAGACCCGCTTACTGAGCGGCTGCCACAAGCTGTCTCGCACTTAATCAAAAACCGGAGTGGTGTGAAAATCTGTAGTGTTAATCCGTATTCGAGACGTCAATTCTACTATGCCCAACGGAGAGAGTGAACGAACAATCGCTGCATGTCACACCTGCGATTCCGTTTATGCGGCTCGAAAATGGAGCGACGGGACAATTCAACCGATCGGGAGGCCTGGCTGTCAATGTGGATCAACACAGTTTCGAACAATCAAAAATACGGGTACTCCCGTCATCTCAGAGGAGAAAATCAAATGATCGCTATTGATTAAATCTGAGTACCGTCTGAATCCACCTGCTGTGTTCCACATGCCGTTCTTGATACGGACTCAGTAGGTTACAATCCGTATCGGTATATCCTTCACCTGTACCGGGCGATCACTACCCTTCGTATATCGGTTCCCAGTCTGTACCACATTCGCGCACTCTATTCAGCACAGGGTCCGAAACATATCCACGCGTGAAGGTTTCAACAGAGCCGACGATCCGCAATCGAGGAAATCGATCTCGATCCGACGCCGCGATCTACTCGGACGTGCCCCACTCGGCGGCGTGCTTCGGGCGAGAGGAGATCGATTGGACCTCGAGTTCCCCGTCGAAGCTATCGAGGGCTTCGACGTAGGCCTCGGCGCTGGCGACGGTCGACAGGTAGGGAATCTCCTCCTCGACGGCCATCTCGAGGCTGTCGCGGTCGCGGCTGACGACGAAGTCGACCTCGTTCTCGCGGATCGCCTGCGGGACGTCGTCGAACTCGGCGACCTCGAAGTGGTTCTCGAAGCCGTCGACGTCGAGGTCGACCACGGCGGTGCCCTCGCTGACGGCGTTGTCGGCGGCCTGCTGGGCCTTCCAGTAGGCCGTGCCGAACTCGCTGGCCGTGCCCATGACCTCGCCCGTGGACTTCATCTCCGGGCCGAGGCGCGGGTCCGAGCCCGGCAGGCGATCGAACGGCAGGACGACCTCCTTGATCGAGGTGTGTTCGGGGATCTGCTCGTCGGTCTCGAGGCTCGCGAGGGTCTCGCCGGCCATGACCTTCGCGGCGAGCTTGGCGATCGGAACGCCCGTCGCCTTGGAGACGAACGGGACGGTACGCGAGGAGCGGGGGTTCGCCTCGAGCACGTACACTTCGCCGTCGCGAACGGCCAGCTGGACGTTCAGCAGGCCCTTGGTCTTCAGCGCCGACGCGATGTCTTCCGTGACCTCGCGGACGCGCTCGAGCGTGTCCTCGTCGAGCGAGCGCGGCGGGATCATGCAGGCCGAGTCGCCGGAGTGGACGCCCGCGCTCTCGACGTGTTCCATGATACCGCCGATGAGCACCGTGCGGCCGTCGGAGACCGCGTCGACGTCGAGTTCGACCGCGTCCTCGAGGA
This portion of the Natrinema salinisoli genome encodes:
- a CDS encoding potassium channel family protein; amino-acid sequence: MTSIPVSEILVGVYLGLLAGIFPAFIAFSIGFGFKYFTNVTVPGLGVVVLGAGLAGISGGLMGLMDPALAESWTGIVAVLVVLMACLWAHSQGDKLGTATPRKLTLKSLRESKLSTDLAERVDSYGQIRIRPVGDVHDIEGYPLLPDDLREEIYTGSWRFPADLPLAELEARLEERLITDYELADVSVTIDRKGRAQIAAAPSAAGLSRRVPAGKRAVSIRTLLPTGIARGDIVTIELPDGDVTGPVVGAHTVGVEESNEPAEDEEGDEIPADVDAPAPTLKAPTTTGGEGRVTVALPFDEARRVIATEFAKITVHSRGKQREYEAIGVLKQDGNRFRKVTVGEGSSLVGDTIGAARIRDNYGVAVLAIRRLSERIVAPRGVTELNAGDSLIVVGKRAQLEAFEEVAA
- a CDS encoding TrkA C-terminal domain-containing protein, whose amino-acid sequence is MSLAASLFGHPVVEAVVHIGGLALLAGVVTAISAFVYRVRARTQFPEGPTLILGLGAVAIYLNTRLIFIQFIGNTGDALTVSEALLNISVFVTAGIASYGGRYAGDSIGTSKRLNWGMFQPDFNPIVRAVGRFITVTLPEEIDDIDGYDPVRDETKRAIAGETLEFPRGLTVGDLQSQLTARLKEDHDVGYVDVDLAADGTVEFLAVGQRAAGIGPTLPPNSAAVAVRADPPFSATAGDTVQLWRTDSDGAQARLGTAELRASVDDVTTVATDEAVAKKVDPAVDYRLMTLAADSHADREFAAMLRRGDETMSVFDVSAESVLVGVSVAALDATIIAIRSSGGDVDTIPKRDRIIQAGEQLFAIGRPETLRKLDAASGVQSVAESETPPAAGSAIDWESDTTTDRDALTYDGE
- a CDS encoding alpha/beta fold hydrolase, producing the protein MELNHVRRGSGEPLLLVHGLGGSWRTWRPVLESLAAEREVIAVDLPGHGGTPPSSGEASVDSLADDVASFLTANDLEEVDVVGNSMGGRLVLELARRGDVGATVALDPGGFWKGWERYFFYATLAPSIRLVRLLQPVMGRLMSSAVGRTLLLAQLSARPWDLPADVALEEMRTFADSPSFDELLRRLAFGPGQEGTDSTPGPVVLGWGRKDRVTLPRQAKRAVERFPDARLYWFEDAGHYPHWDAPEEATQLILACTGETAEAVQK